One genomic window of Parasteatoda tepidariorum isolate YZ-2023 chromosome 9, CAS_Ptep_4.0, whole genome shotgun sequence includes the following:
- the LOC107447274 gene encoding uncharacterized protein yields the protein MLGEEDVPSLEVSEEGGLFWKFCSWIIRGRRTTSSSHEDSPRKDISHNTKTVLPLCKELKVVDIELSNKNFKSVIESSLEKTKIRFICPDDSDKYYPSDYFLAKIASRVYNEQSSDDCLEKGWVLLTTADSSDGYVGAAYWNAKNLQVVVAHKGTQNVKDIWADYQGIFSKKYTSQMSSAATFSSIVIETLKELNKKYSTDLNLSCAGHSLGGWLAQVTAFSTQYLTKAIEGEEEFFAIRKNENEGYHTHTVAFDSPGCKDMLLKMESDFDVRHSGRANLSSFLDVTIFLSAPNLVNTRNSHLNVGNLYRVFIDDLPARRTGWDLFRYTTETHKMDKIMNGLSSMENSCSSGKIMKVIDWPLAKEGTSGFLSENIFTDKNEYEHFHKLAERTGSYNPTPDGTEYCTLRYQVKEVEKDECSANVFKQSEFDFLEGYQVLKRISMLSIVRDLMFPPESETAEKTKEKTGEKTEEKRKSKITNEKVEEILKYFEIKAGEGRGVIKCNSENELQKLIIYVKIILFIFPNIHYEIKDKLKNLDVYNNVYEKQSLDYLDTIKSVEIRNSSMESIISFLRNSKLQFLRFICKVHPAIGIQKIRGILKKAKEDYRYSKVFFLSLDQLVNLEQFFPLQNFLIHLDKKLSVLFVVGCNTDSKKAVNLFKNLFITLKSRPKFKLILVSHEYNSLEDCFGNKRNLCSEIKDDSSITFQDLTDVSQEQLLEKKVCFQGKEVDLDTLITEETKQLIDVQTLSKLINNDTIEIGKPVPDLGDVKNYYIDQTFTRHVKVKSDIKENKSKFVFTNSNTCDTSKFNQGEDIILISDREDYFDELSKKNENRNVHWLKEEDDQFVWQKSYGTLSNLREFIDTENASECNDVDGSVVIISSVSGAGKTTVLTELAQRLKKNDPSLWVMRFNLNSYTEKLVGEEFVNDTANVFEFLLDIASLNSPLEKDLFKHRLNSEGGKVALLFDGFDEIVPKYKEKVIELLKVLKNLKIEKLYVTTRPHMKNELEDALNILAYTLKLMSKEDQIIFLRKYWSKELELNITEERIFKIFAKQLLDCMSRPISDERKEFTGLPLQTKMLAEVFGKDFKNFYKSPLQNMTSLIKKLNLLELYNVFVDSKYKRHLADKKNFDLTKSGTEYKILYNSFIENHSLLALNSFFGESDLNKFLSEEFKQLKEYTKQVLEGEENSEFITCNVDGKTSFIHPSFAEFFVACFYWKNIEKQEVKNFLCEHIFSEDTELVRIFFDYMAIDNQDECKVHIAVLNNDIIQIELLFSGAEESGDLINATDSLGRTALHLAAPYGHLTTASSLLNHGYNVNAQDQLLCGGPLRYADKCGHWFVAEMLLEKEANSIDMPNSKEIIQNCIAGERRITLLHNASMAGLVNFLKVLIENKPNFVNAMDEFGFTPLYHALNKDVAELLITRGANINCKNDRGWTPLHASVAKKNKEFVDFLIKRGTNIDVKDNDGFTPLHVATILDDNELADVLITRHADIEAKDDSGETPLHSACFEDNNEVMKLLIKHGANIEAKNFGGLTPLHIAAATDNSRIVMFFINRGANVEAMDNGCRTPLHIAAAGDSTSVVEVLITNGANIESKECCYRTPLHIAAVKDSASAARVLIIKGACVNAKDIDCRTPLHVAAEENSARVAEILLMNGAEIEAKDAWGWTPLPLAFERSSVDVAKFLMEKGADRLSRDNSGYSIPQKDIELRDDVDSQDDDDQNNPSFCQSFCAKAKYLILIY from the coding sequence atgcTAGGTGAAGAAGATGTTCCCTCTCTGGAAGTTTCAGAAGAAGGCGGTCTGTTTTGGAAGTTCTGCAGTTGGATAATAAGAGGAAGACGAACCACAAGTAGCTCGCATGAAGATTCACCAAGAAAGGACATCAGTCATAATACAAAAACAGTACTTCCTCTTTGCAAAGAACTAAAAGTTGTTGACATAGAActgagtaataaaaattttaaatcagtgatAGAGTCAAGCCtagagaaaactaaaataagattCATTTGCCCTGACGATTCGGATAAATATTATCCAAGTGATtactttttagcaaaaatagcATCTAGAGTTTACAACGAACAGAGCTCAGACGATTGTCTGGAGAAGGGATGGGTTTTGTTGACTACGGCTGATTCCAGCGATGGCTATGTTGGTGCTGCATATTGGAATGCCAAAAACCTGCAGGTTGTTGTAGCCCACAAAGGGACACAAAATGTAAAAGATATTTGGGCAGATTATCAgggtatattttcaaaaaaatatacttctcaAATGAGTTCCGCAGCCACGTTTTCAAGTATTGTTATAGAAACTCTCAAGGAACTGAATAAGAAGTATTCGACTGATTTGAATCTTTCCTGCGCTGGACATTCATTGGGAGGATGGCTTGCCCAAGTAACAGCGTTTTCAACTCAATACCTCACTAAGGCAATCGAAGGTGAAGAAGAGTTTTTTGCTATTCGTAAAAATGAAAACGAAGGCTATCATACTCATACTGTAGCATTCGATAGTCCCGGCTGTAAAGATATGCTGTTGAAAATGGAAAGTGATTTTGATGTACGCCATAGTGGTAGAGCCAATTTATCTTCCTTTTTGGATGTCACAATTTTCCTCTCGGCTCCAAATCTAGTCAATACTCGTAACTCACATCTAAATGTGGGTAATTTATATAGGGTGTTTATCGATGACTTACCAGCAAGAAGGACCGGGTGGGATCTTTTTCGATATACTACAGAAACTCATAAGAtggataaaattatgaatggGCTTTCTTCCATGGAAAACAGCTGTTCATCGGGAAAGATAATGAAAGTAATAGATTGGCCACTAGCAAAAGAAGGGACAAGTGGATTTTTGagcgaaaacatttttactgataaaaacgaatatgaacattttcataaattggCAGAACGTACTGGTTCATACAATCCAACTCCAGATGGTACAGAGTATTGTACGCTTCGCTATCAAGTTAAAGAGGTAGAAAAAGATGAGTGCAGCGCTAATGTTTTCAAACAATCTGAGTTTGACTTTTTGGAGGGATATCAGGTGTTGAAACGAATTTCAATGCTTTCAATCGTGCGTGACTTAATGTTTCCACCTGAGAGTGAGACAGCAgaaaagacaaaagaaaaaacaggaGAAAAGActgaagaaaagagaaaaagcaaaataacaaatgaaaaagtagaagaaatcttaaaatattttgagataaaagCTGGGGAAGGACGAGGTGTTATCAAGTGCAATTCGGAAAATGAGTtacaaaaattgattatttatgtcaaaattattttgtttatttttccaaatatacATTATGAAATCAAAGATAAATTAAAGAACTTGGATGTTTATAACAACGTTTATGAAAAGCAGTCTCTCGATTATCTTGATACTATAAAGTCTGTAGAAATTCGAAATTCTTCTATGGAATctattatttcgtttttaagaaattctaaattgcaatttttgcgATTCATATGCAAAGTGCACCCTGCCATAGGAATACAAAAAATACGTGGCATTCTTAAAAAAGCGAAAGAAGATTATCGATATagcaaagtattttttctaagtCTAGATCAGCTTGTAAATTTAGAACAgttttttccattgcaaaattttttaatacatttggaTAAAAAACTTTCTGTGTTATTTGTAGTAGGGTGCAATACCGATTCTAAAAAAGCAGTTAATCTGTTCAAGAATTTATTCATTACTTTGAAATCTAGACCTAAGTTTAAGTTAATATTAGTTTCGCATGAATACAACAGTTTAGAAGATTGTTTTGGAAATAAAAGGAATCTTTGTAGTGAAATAAAGGATGATTCAAGCATTACATTTCAAGATTTAACTGATGTATCTCAAGAAcaacttttagagaaaaaagtttgttttcaagGAAAAGAGGTAGATCTTGATACTTTGATAACGGAGGAGACGAAACAGCTAATAGATGTCCAAACATTGTCTAAACTTATCAACAATGACACAATAGAGATAGGTAAACCCGTTCCTGATTTAGGAGATGTTAAGAATTACTATATTGATCAAACATTTACTCGTCACGTTAAAGTAAAGAGTGATATCAAAGAGAACaaatctaaatttgtttttactaatAGTAATACATGTGATACATCAAAATTCAATCAAGGTGAAGACATAATTTTGATCTCTGACAGAGAGgattattttgatgaattgagtaaaaagaatgaaaatcgTAATGTCCACTGGCTAAAAGAAGAAGATGACCAATTTGTGTGGCAGAAATCTTATGGAACTTTATCAAACTTGCGAGAGTTTATAGATACAGAGAATGCCTCGGAATGTAATGACGTAGATGGGTCCGTAGTAATTATAAGTTCAGTATCGGGTGCGGGAAAAACCACTGTATTGACAGAACTAGCACAAAGGTTAAAAAAGAACGATCCTTCTTTGTGGGTTATGAGATTCAATTTGAATTCATATACTGAAAAGCTAGTAGGTGAAGAGTTTGTTAATGATACGGccaatgtttttgaatttctacTGGATATAGCAAGTCTAAATAGTCCATTGGAGAAAGATTTGTTTAAACATAGACTGAATTCCGAAGGTGGTAAAGTTGCTTTGCTATTTGATGGTTTTGACGAGATTGTTCCtaaatataaagagaaagtTATTGAACTATTAAAAGTTctaaagaacttaaaaatagaaaagctcTACGTAACTACGCGTCCACAcatgaaaaatgaattagaaGATGCATTAAATATATTGGCATATACACTGAAATTGATGTCAAAAGaagatcaaataatatttttgagaaaatattggAGTAAAGAACTGGAACTAAACATTACCGAGGagaggatttttaaaattttcgcaaaaCAATTACTTGACTGCATGTCACGTCCAATTTCagatgaaagaaaagaatttacaGGGTTACCTCTTCAAACAAAAATGCTGGCGGAAGTTTTTGGAAAggactttaaaaacttttacaaatctCCCCTTCAAAATATGACATCCTTGATTAAGAAGCTGAATTTACTGGAACTGTATAATGTCTTTGTGGATAGCAAGTACAAACGACATcttgcagataaaaaaaattttgatctcaCAAAATCTGGTACAGAATATAAAATACTGTACAACTCGTTTATAGAAAATCACTCTTTATTAGCTTTAAACTCCTTTTTTGGGGAAAGCGACTTAAATAAGTTTCTTTCTGAGGAGTTCAAACAACTGAAAGAGTATACGAAACAGGTTCTGGAAGGAGAAGAAAACTCAGAATTCATTACCTGCAATGTGGATGGAAAAACAAGCTTTATTCATCCAAGCTTTGctgaattttttgttgcttgttTTTATTGGAAGAACATAGAAAAACAGGaagtcaaaaattttctctGTGAGCACATTTTTAGCGAAGATACTGAATTAGTTCGGATCTTCTTCGATTATATGGCAATTGACAACCAGGATGAATGTAAAGTACACATTGCAGTCTTGAACAACGATATTATTCAAATTGAGCTATTATTTTCAGGTGCAGAGGAATCTGGGGATTTAATTAATGCTACTGATAGTTTGGGAAGAACGGCGCTTCATTTAGCGGCGCCATATGGTCACTTGACTACGGCCAGCAGTTTATTAAATCACGGCTACAATGTTAACGCTCAAGACCAACTACTTTGTGGAGGTCCATTAAGATATGCAGATAAATGCGGTCATTGGTTTGTTGCTGAAATGCTTCTAGAAAAAGAAGCGAATTCTATTGACATGCCAAACTCAaaggaaataattcaaaactgtATTGCTGGTGAACGAAGAATTACATTATTGCATAATGCATCAATGGCAGGTTTAGTAAATTTTCTTAAGGTTCTGATTGAAAACAAACCTAATTTTGTAAACGCAATGGACGAATTTGGTTTCACTCCTTTATATCATGCTTTGAATAAGGATGTAGCTGAGCTATTAATAACCCGAGGTGCTAATATTAATTGTAAGAACGACCGTGGTTGGACTCCTTTGCATGCAAGTGTTGctaagaaaaacaaagaatttgtcgattttttaattaagcgaGGCACTAACATCGATGTTAAAGATAACGATGGCTTCACCCCTCTACACGTAGCAACTATTTTAGATGATAACGAGTTAGCTGATGTTCTAATAACAAGACACGCTGATATTGAAGCTAAAGACGACAGCGGTGAAACTCCTCTGCATTCAGCTTGTTTCGAAGATAACAACGAGGTTATGaagcttttaattaaacatgGCGCAAACATTGAAGCTAAAAATTTTGGTGGTCTTACTCCTTTACACATAGCTGCCGCTACAGATAATTCTAGaattgttatgttttttataaatagaggAGCCAATGTTGAAGCTATGGATAACGGTTGTCGTACGCCACTGCATATAGCAGCTGCCGGAGATAGCACATCGGTTGTGGAAGTTTTAATCACAAATGGAGCTAATATTGAATCTAAAGAATGCTGTTATCGTACGCCACTACACATAGCTGCTGTGAAAGATAGTGCTTCAGCTGCCAGAGTTCTAATAATAAAAGGTGCTTGTGTTAATGCTAAAGATATTGATTGTCGTACACCACTGCACGTAGCTGCTGAGGAAAATAGTGCTAGAGTTGCTgagattttattaatgaatggTGCTGAGATTGAAGCTAAAGATGCCTGGGGTTGGACTCCTTTGCCCTTAGCTTTTGAACGTTCTAGTGTAGATGTTGccaaatttttaatggaaaaaggAGCTGATAGATTATCCAGAGATAACTCTGGATATTCTATTCCACAAAAAGATATTGAACTAAGAGACGATGTTGATAGCCAAGATGACGATGATCAAAACAATCCTAGCTTTTGTCAGTCTTTTTgtgccaaagcaaaatatttaatccttATTTACTAA